One part of the Candidatus Saccharimonadales bacterium genome encodes these proteins:
- a CDS encoding NUDIX domain-containing protein, which yields MPSLHWAPFLRRDRRVANVAHVDPWSLSYNGYQIYKAGWRHMTKIFTEQENQSWAQKLPGKMTSACIALRSSDKVLMVKASYKDHWTFPSGIVDPGESPKAAAIRETLEEVGLTVPSDDCQLLTVIYTAAAHEADRDRFNFAFVSDAFDENIDLSVPNDEIEKAEWVNFNKVAERSGGKGSYANFQRLLLAADNSEPYVEVHPAAN from the coding sequence ATGCCCAGTCTACACTGGGCACCATTTTTGCGTCGTGACAGACGTGTCGCCAACGTTGCGCATGTAGATCCGTGGTCATTGTCGTACAATGGATATCAGATTTACAAGGCAGGATGGAGACATATGACAAAAATCTTTACCGAACAAGAAAACCAATCATGGGCACAAAAACTACCTGGCAAAATGACAAGTGCCTGTATTGCACTACGCTCATCGGACAAAGTACTCATGGTGAAGGCGAGCTACAAAGACCACTGGACATTTCCAAGCGGCATCGTTGACCCAGGCGAATCACCTAAAGCAGCTGCTATCCGCGAGACACTCGAAGAGGTTGGGCTAACGGTTCCATCTGACGATTGTCAGCTTTTGACCGTTATCTACACAGCTGCCGCCCACGAGGCTGATCGTGACCGATTCAATTTCGCATTCGTTTCAGATGCTTTCGATGAGAACATCGATTTATCTGTTCCGAATGACGAGATTGAGAAGGCTGAGTGGGTGAACTTCAACAAAGTGGCCGAACGATCTGGCGGCAAAGGTAGCTACGCTAACTTTCAGCGACTACTGCTTGCTGCCGACAATTCGGAGCCTTACGTCGAAGTCCACCCCGCAGCGAACTAG
- a CDS encoding translation factor GTPase family protein: protein MKYLNLGILAHVDAGKTSLTERLLYAAGVIKNVGSVDAGNTQTDSLVLERQRGITIKSAVASFDIGETRVNLIDTPGHPDFIAEVERVLSVLDGVVLVISAVEGVQPQTRILTVALQKLKIPTVIFVNKIDRVGARYSDLLDVIATKLALKIVPMGMVENIGQPNASFKLKPQCQPSNATPVFFGSAITGAGVEDLMRALPLILPISLTYSNTTSGTIFKIERGPRGEKIAYLRLFSGAIKAREKLAYGKVSALQVFGRAQASSIRAGEIGKVWGLENAQVGDTIGDVRNSGFSFVAPTLEAAVVAKNTGQQPKLHAALKQLAEQDPLINLRQSTQKLYVSLYGEVQKEVIAATLAHDFGVAAQFERTQPICIERPIGSGHAAEFLQEERNPTSATVGLSIEPGIPGSGVIFRLGVDHYIPLYIYKNTGNFVAHMTQYIKDTLQQGLYDLEVTDCIVTMTDCSYYTGDGTAKPISDTPRTTAAHFRKLTPVVLRVALEQAGTVICEPICHFKLEIPSESIAGVLSALAKLRAVPKDTKVQGQMYVITGDIPSAQVHDLQQGLPNLTSGEGFLEYGFDRYEAKR, encoded by the coding sequence ATGAAATATCTAAATCTAGGAATACTGGCTCATGTAGACGCCGGTAAAACAAGTTTAACTGAGCGGCTGCTTTATGCTGCTGGGGTTATTAAAAATGTCGGCAGTGTAGACGCGGGCAATACTCAAACGGATTCGCTCGTACTTGAGCGTCAGCGCGGCATCACGATAAAATCCGCCGTGGCCTCGTTTGACATTGGCGAAACTCGCGTTAACTTAATCGACACACCCGGACACCCGGACTTTATTGCCGAGGTCGAGCGCGTTTTAAGTGTGCTTGACGGCGTAGTGTTGGTCATTTCGGCCGTCGAGGGAGTGCAACCGCAGACGCGCATTTTGACGGTAGCCTTGCAAAAATTAAAAATCCCGACTGTCATTTTTGTGAATAAGATTGACCGTGTGGGTGCTCGATATTCTGATTTGCTCGATGTAATTGCAACCAAATTAGCGCTGAAGATTGTACCAATGGGCATGGTAGAAAATATCGGCCAGCCCAATGCCAGCTTTAAACTCAAGCCACAATGCCAGCCTTCCAACGCAACCCCTGTGTTCTTTGGGTCGGCAATCACAGGCGCTGGAGTCGAGGATTTGATGCGAGCCTTACCTCTAATATTGCCGATCTCACTAACCTATAGTAATACTACCTCCGGTACTATCTTCAAGATTGAGCGCGGGCCGCGGGGTGAGAAAATTGCTTACCTGCGCCTCTTTTCAGGTGCAATCAAGGCGCGCGAAAAGCTGGCATACGGCAAAGTGAGTGCGTTGCAAGTTTTTGGCCGCGCCCAGGCTTCGAGTATAAGAGCCGGCGAGATTGGCAAAGTGTGGGGCTTAGAAAACGCACAAGTTGGCGACACAATAGGCGACGTTCGCAATAGTGGCTTTTCATTCGTGGCCCCAACGCTAGAAGCGGCAGTAGTCGCAAAAAATACCGGCCAACAGCCCAAGCTGCATGCTGCGCTCAAGCAGCTTGCCGAGCAAGATCCGCTCATTAACCTTCGGCAAAGCACCCAAAAGTTATACGTCTCGCTCTATGGCGAAGTGCAAAAGGAGGTAATTGCCGCCACGCTTGCACATGACTTTGGCGTTGCCGCACAATTTGAGCGGACACAGCCAATTTGTATCGAGCGGCCAATAGGCAGTGGCCACGCGGCCGAATTCTTGCAAGAAGAGCGCAATCCTACTTCGGCCACGGTGGGACTAAGCATTGAGCCAGGAATACCAGGTTCGGGGGTTATATTCCGACTTGGCGTAGACCATTACATCCCGCTATATATTTACAAAAACACCGGTAACTTCGTAGCGCACATGACACAATATATTAAAGATACCCTCCAGCAAGGGTTGTATGATCTAGAGGTTACCGACTGTATTGTTACCATGACTGACTGCAGTTACTACACAGGGGACGGAACAGCCAAGCCAATCAGCGACACGCCTAGAACAACGGCGGCTCATTTTCGTAAGCTAACTCCAGTGGTCTTACGTGTGGCTCTGGAGCAAGCGGGCACGGTAATTTGTGAGCCAATTTGTCACTTTAAGCTTGAAATCCCGAGCGAATCGATTGCTGGCGTCTTGTCAGCTCTGGCAAAACTTCGCGCCGTCCCTAAAGATACGAAAGTACAAGGCCAAATGTATGTGATTACAGGGGATATTCCGTCTGCTCAGGTACATGATTTGCAACAAGGACTACCAAATCTTACGAGCGGCGAAGGCTTTTTGGAGTATGGTTTTGATCGATATGAGGCTAAGCGCTAA
- a CDS encoding DUF6270 domain-containing protein, protein MNASSKDSRQLPNAVLVLNSARFALSYSGYQSGGDGSFAGPERLSAKNERWAGVDDMFKAESGCRQIVYPQQLFVGSASHPWGLNPVHYEPAYYKFFWDELARLVEI, encoded by the coding sequence ATGAACGCTTCCAGCAAGGACAGTCGCCAGCTGCCCAACGCCGTACTTGTTCTGAACTCCGCTCGGTTTGCGCTCAGCTACTCTGGCTACCAGTCAGGTGGGGACGGAAGCTTTGCGGGGCCGGAGCGACTCAGTGCGAAGAATGAACGCTGGGCTGGCGTCGACGATATGTTCAAGGCTGAGTCCGGCTGTCGACAGATCGTCTACCCTCAGCAGCTCTTCGTAGGGTCGGCTTCTCATCCATGGGGCCTCAACCCGGTGCACTACGAACCGGCCTACTACAAATTCTTCTGGGATGAGTTGGCACGGCTAGTAGAAATCTAG
- a CDS encoding zeta toxin family protein translates to MQEIVTAIQKLKQHKNCPIIIAISGYGGSGKSTLAAKLKEKLGNAEVIAADDFIISRCRHRTEDWNSYDRPRLQKQVLEPALQN, encoded by the coding sequence ATGCAAGAAATTGTAACTGCTATACAAAAACTAAAACAACACAAAAATTGTCCGATCATCATCGCTATTTCTGGCTACGGCGGCTCGGGTAAGTCAACGCTGGCAGCGAAGCTCAAAGAAAAACTTGGCAATGCCGAAGTAATCGCTGCTGACGACTTTATTATCAGCCGTTGCCGACATCGCACAGAAGATTGGAATAGCTACGATCGCCCGCGCTTGCAAAAACAAGTGCTTGAACCAGCTTTGCAAAATTAG